In Bacteroidota bacterium, the following proteins share a genomic window:
- a CDS encoding DUF58 domain-containing protein, protein MKLLNKLKNIFKNLYLSRRLYMAFSAVIITFAVSFFIKILFPFAELLLILFIIVLLSDIGLLFQEGIKFSAVRRVRKKLSLGHRHYAKLIVENLSAMKLKADVIDEVPKELQIRDFRVSEVFKAYQTKEISYDFRPVKRGLYNFGEVHLFLRSQVGLVIRRYSINIEESVPVYPSLVEMKNYELYGKSNYVQTHGIKKIRRIGNSHEFEQIKTYVHGDDFQKINWKASGRGQGLMVNHYEDEKAQPVYLLLDKSRNMKMPFNDLSLLDYSINTSLTIANTALKKKDRAGLISFSEKVNTIIGAGNGNGHLERILKALYNEKEGRFDANYEGLYQVIRAKLPVRSLLFLFTNFESKNSADQILPVLRQINNRHLLVVVMFQNTELEEFSQKRPTNTEEEYVYTQAQQLVYDKKEIVKRMQQYGIQTVLTAPENLTMDVLNKYLELKARGMI, encoded by the coding sequence ATGAAACTGTTAAATAAGCTGAAGAATATTTTCAAAAACTTATATCTGAGCAGGAGATTATATATGGCCTTTTCGGCTGTAATAATAACCTTTGCAGTAAGCTTCTTTATTAAGATTTTGTTTCCTTTTGCCGAATTGCTTCTTATATTATTTATTATTGTTTTGCTTTCTGATATAGGGTTGTTGTTTCAGGAGGGAATTAAATTTAGTGCAGTAAGGAGAGTGAGAAAAAAACTGTCGCTGGGGCACAGACACTATGCAAAACTTATTGTTGAGAATTTAAGTGCAATGAAACTTAAGGCGGATGTTATTGACGAAGTTCCGAAGGAATTACAGATTCGCGATTTTAGAGTTTCCGAAGTATTTAAAGCCTATCAGACAAAAGAGATAAGTTATGATTTTCGCCCGGTAAAACGCGGTCTTTACAACTTTGGGGAAGTTCATCTTTTCTTAAGGTCACAGGTTGGTTTAGTAATAAGGCGATATTCAATTAATATAGAAGAATCTGTTCCGGTTTATCCATCGCTTGTAGAAATGAAAAACTACGAGCTTTACGGAAAAAGCAACTATGTACAAACACACGGAATAAAGAAGATCAGGAGGATAGGAAACAGTCACGAATTTGAACAGATAAAGACTTATGTTCACGGCGATGATTTTCAGAAAATAAACTGGAAGGCATCGGGCCGGGGGCAGGGTTTAATGGTAAATCATTATGAGGACGAGAAAGCGCAGCCGGTGTACCTTCTGCTTGATAAAAGCAGGAATATGAAAATGCCTTTCAACGATCTCAGCCTGTTGGACTATTCGATAAATACAAGTTTAACAATTGCCAATACCGCCTTAAAAAAGAAAGACCGGGCAGGCTTAATATCGTTTTCGGAAAAGGTAAATACCATTATTGGAGCGGGCAACGGTAACGGACATTTAGAGAGGATATTAAAGGCTTTATACAACGAAAAAGAAGGCCGGTTCGATGCTAATTATGAGGGCTTGTATCAGGTTATCAGGGCTAAGCTTCCGGTGCGAAGTCTGCTTTTTCTGTTTACGAATTTCGAAAGTAAAAATTCTGCCGATCAGATTTTGCCCGTTTTGCGGCAAATAAACAACAGGCACCTGCTGGTTGTTGTAATGTTCCAAAATACCGAATTGGAAGAATTTAGTCAAAAAAGGCCTACAAATACCGAGGAAGAATACGTTTATACACAGGCACAACAACTTGTATACGACAAAAAAGAGATTGTAAAACGCATGCAGCAATACGGTATACAAACCGTATTAACGGCCCCTGAAAATCTTACTATGGATGTGCTTAATAAATATCTGGAACTAAAGGCCAGAGGGATG
- a CDS encoding MoxR family ATPase, translating into MEDEKKPEIVNNTEVLEQAKPAIEEIEEKPDAFVDEEVSFVYESSIKIKEEITKVIVGQEQVIDLLLSALYVDGHILLEGVPGIAKTLLAKLFARTMSVGYSRVQFTPDLMPTDVTGTMVFDNNSSTFNFRKGPVFSNLVLIDEINRAPAKTQAALFEVMQEKQISIDGQTYKMEEPYMIMATQNPIEQEGTYKLPEAQLDRFTYRLKLNYPELEDEKLILRRFKNKTDKTASEDVSSVIDSADVLRIKKIVNEVEISDQLLDFIANIIVNTRNNADIFLGASSRASLAIMNSSKAIAAIRGRNFVTPDDIKYVAKHVMNHRIILNSDLEIEGVSTEEVIDSILSKIEIPR; encoded by the coding sequence ATGGAAGACGAAAAGAAACCTGAAATAGTGAACAATACAGAAGTACTTGAACAGGCAAAACCTGCAATTGAGGAAATTGAAGAAAAACCCGATGCTTTTGTCGACGAAGAAGTATCTTTTGTATATGAAAGTTCGATTAAAATTAAAGAAGAAATTACAAAAGTAATTGTGGGGCAAGAGCAGGTAATAGACCTGTTACTTTCTGCTTTATATGTAGACGGACATATTTTACTGGAAGGAGTTCCGGGAATTGCAAAAACACTACTTGCAAAACTTTTTGCCAGAACTATGTCTGTGGGTTACTCCAGAGTTCAGTTTACTCCCGACCTTATGCCTACTGATGTTACCGGAACCATGGTTTTCGATAACAACTCATCTACCTTCAACTTCAGAAAAGGACCCGTATTTTCGAACCTTGTACTGATTGATGAGATAAACAGGGCACCTGCAAAAACACAGGCAGCTCTTTTCGAAGTAATGCAGGAAAAGCAAATAAGTATCGACGGACAAACTTATAAAATGGAGGAGCCATATATGATTATGGCAACACAAAACCCTATTGAACAGGAAGGAACCTACAAATTGCCGGAAGCGCAACTCGACAGATTTACTTATCGCTTAAAGCTTAATTATCCCGAACTGGAAGATGAAAAGCTGATTCTAAGACGATTCAAAAATAAGACAGATAAAACAGCTTCTGAAGATGTTTCTTCGGTTATTGATTCTGCTGATGTTTTAAGAATTAAGAAAATTGTAAACGAGGTTGAAATAAGCGATCAGCTCCTGGACTTTATTGCCAATATTATTGTGAATACCCGAAACAATGCTGATATTTTCCTGGGTGCATCATCTAGAGCGTCTCTGGCTATTATGAATAGTTCAAAAGCAATTGCTGCAATCAGGGGACGAAATTTTGTTACACCCGACGATATTAAATATGTGGCAAAACACGTGATGAATCACCGTATAATTCTTAATTCTGATTTGGAAATTGAAGGAGTAAGTACAGAGGAGGTTATTGATTCTATATTATCTAAAATAGAAATACCCCGATAA